From Cryobacterium sp. GrIS_2_6:
CGCCGCTCGTGATCATGCCCTCCGGTGTGTGCGCGTCAGCGCTGCGGAAGACGTCGTAGGAGGCGCGGCCGGCGCGCTTGCCAGCGGACACGAGTCCGACGAGCACGGCGGACCCCGCCTGCGGCCCCTCTTCGCTCGCGGCGCGGCCGATGAAGTCGGTCTCCTTGGCGAGGTTGACGACCCGGCCGAGTCCGGCCTGGGCCGGGTAGGTCGCCTCGCTCAGTTCGTGGCCGTAGAGCGGCATCCCGGCCTCGAGACGCAGGGTGTCGCGGCTCGCGAGTCCGGCGGGCACGAGGCCGTGGTCGGCGCCGGCCTCGGTGAGCGCATTCCAGAGAGCGAGGGCCTGATTGATGGGCACGTACAGTTCGAAGCCGTCCTCCCCTGTGTACCCGGTGCGGGCGATCAGCACAGGGACATCGGTGAATGTGCCCGTTATGGCCCGGTAGTAGCGGAGGGCGCCGAGGTCGTCCGTGGCCATGAGACCGTCGGTCGCCTGCAGGATGGCGAGGGCGTTCGGGCCTTGCACGGCGATGAGCGCGGTGTCGTCGCTCTCGTCGGTCACGGTCACGTCGAAGCGGGCAGCGCGCTTGGTGAGGGCCTCGAGCGCCGGGAAGTGGTTGCCGGCGTTGGCGATCACGAGGAACTCGGTCTCCCCGGTGCGGTACACGACGATGTCGTCGACGATTCCGCCGGCCGCGTTGAGGATCAGGCTGTACTTCGCCTGGAATAGGGCGATCGCGGAAAGCTTTCCGGCGAGGGCGTAGTCGAGGTGCGCCGCGGCATCCGCCCCGCTCACCCGGATCTCGGCCATGTGGGAGAGGTCGAACAGGCCGGCGGCCGTGCGCACCGCGTGGTGCTCGGCGAGATCGCTCGAGTAGCGCACCGGCATCTGCCAGCCGGCGAAGTCGGTGAAGCTGGCTCCGGCGTCGACGTGCGCCTGGTGCAGCGGGGAATACCGTTCGGTCAGATCCGGGGTCATGAGTTCTCCAGGCAGGTCGGCCGCGGCCGAGCGAGATTCTCGGGGTCGTGGCGACCCCGTGGGAACTCCCCCTCTGTCGTCAGGCCTGAGAGCTTCGCCGCGTCCTGGTCGGGACGGGACTTTCACCATGGGCGAGCCGCATTGTGCTGCGACTACTTTTCAGAGTGGCCAGTCCGATGCGGTACGAGTACCTGAGAGATTGTCGGGGAGGATTGCTCCTTCGGTGTCCGGCCGCCGAGGCGCCGGACTCTCCCGCATCGGCCGTGTCGGCCCGGTATTCAGTTGGACGGCGCGCCTGTTCTGGCTCAACCGCTTCGCGAGCAGCTTAGCAGCCGGAGGTCCGCCAGGACCGGCTCCGGCCTACCCGATCGCGCAGCACGCCCGCGCCGGATCCTGCCTCGCCGGGTACCCCGGTCAGGCGCCGAAGGAGTCGGCGACCGCCTCGGTGACCTCGATCAGCCGGGTGAGCAGGGCCTCCATCGACTCCGACCGCAGCAGCTCAATCTGGTCGAGGGGTCCGATCGGCGCGATCGCCGCGAGCTGCCAGGCCGCGACAGCCGGGTCGCCGGAGAGTTCGACGTCGGGCGCCCAGGGCTGCTCGGTGAATTCGCTCGCGAGCGCAAGCGCCCGGCGCACGACCCGTTCGGCCCGCTCCCGCAGAGGGAACAACTCGTCGTCCCACTCCAGCTCGGCGAGCTCGCGCACGCTCGCCCGCGGATGCGGGTCGTCGTCGAGCCACTCGAGCACCTCGATGCGCCGCTCGCCGTGGGCGACCACGCCGACGAACCCCTCGGGGGCCTCGATCTGCGTGATCCTGGCCACCGTCCCGATCCCGAACCGGTGCTCACCGCCGCCGACTTCCTGGCCGCGCTCGATCAGCACTACGCCGAAGACCGCGGTCTCGGCGTCGAGCACCCGCGCCATCATCACCAGGTAGCGCTGTTCGAACACGCGCAGGTGCAGTGGCATGTGCGGAAACAGCACCGCGCCCAGTGGGAACATCGGCAGAGTGGTCACTCGCCCACCCAACCACGCTCGAGCCCTCTGACCAAGCCCCTCCCCTCCCGGAGCGCGAGGGTCAGGACTCGGTGACGGTGCCCGCGGCGACCGACCAGTGCCGGTCCGTGTGGACCGTGGCAAGCATCCGCCGGTCGTGGGTGACCAGGAGGAGTGTGCCGGTGTACCCCGAGAGGGCCTGCTCGAGCTGCTCGATCGCGGCGAGGTCGAGGTGGTTCGTCGGTTCGTCGAGCACGAGCAGGTTGACGCCGCGGGCCTGGAGCAGGGCGAGGGCCGCGCGGGTGCGCTCCCCCGGCGACAACTCGCCGGCCGGACGGGTGACGTGGTCGGCCTTGAGCCCGAACTTGGCGAGCAGGGTGCGCACCTCCGCCGTCGAGAGGTCGGGCACAAGCTCCTCGAAGCCCTCGGCGAGCGGCCGGGAACCGAGCAGGAGCGACCTGGCCTGGTCGATTTCGCCGATCCGCACGCTCGCGCCAACGCTCGCGGTGCCGCCGTCCGGAACCGAGCGGCCGAGGATGGCGCCCAGCAGGGTGGTCTTGCCCGCGCCGTTCGGCCCGGTGATGCCGATCCGTTCCCCTGCATTGACCTGCAGCGAGACCGGCCCGAGGGTGAACCCGCCCCGGCGGAACACGGCCTCGTTGAGAGTCGCGACGACCGCGCCCGACCGCGGCGCCTCGCCGATCGTGAAGTCGAGCTGCCATTCCTTGCGCGGTTCCTCGACCTCGTCGAGGCGTTTGATCCGGCTCTCCATCTGCCGCACCTTCTGCGCCTGCTTCTCGCTCGATTCAGCGGATGCCTTCCGCCGGATCTTGTCGTTGTCCGGCGACTTCTTCATCGCGTTGCGTACGCCCTGGCTCGACCATTCCCGCTGGACGCGGGCCCGGCCAACGAGGTCGGCCTTCTTCTCGGCGAACTCCTCGTAGTGTTCGCGCTTGTGCCGCCGGTCGGTTTCGCGCTCCTCGAGGTAGGAGTCGTAGCCGCCGCCGAAGACCCGGTTGGCGCCCTGGGCGAGATCGAGTTCGAGCACCCGGGTGACGCAGCGGGCCAGGAATTCCCGGTCGTGACTGACGAGCACGACCCCGCCCCTGAGTCCGTGCACGAAGGCCTCGAGCCGTTCGAGTCCGTCGAGGTCGAGGTCGTTCGTGGGCTCGTCGAGCAGCACGACGTCGAAGCGGCTGAGCAGCAGGGCCGCCAGGCCCACCCGGGCGGCCTGGCCGCCGGAGAGCGAGGTCATCGCCGCGTCGGCGGCGAGGCTGAGGCCGAGGTCGGCGAGCTGGGCGGGCATCCGCTCGTCGAGGTCGGCGGCGCCGCTCGCGAGCCAGCGGTCGAGGGCAGCGGAGTAGAC
This genomic window contains:
- the gcvT gene encoding glycine cleavage system aminomethyltransferase GcvT, which produces MTPDLTERYSPLHQAHVDAGASFTDFAGWQMPVRYSSDLAEHHAVRTAAGLFDLSHMAEIRVSGADAAAHLDYALAGKLSAIALFQAKYSLILNAAGGIVDDIVVYRTGETEFLVIANAGNHFPALEALTKRAARFDVTVTDESDDTALIAVQGPNALAILQATDGLMATDDLGALRYYRAITGTFTDVPVLIARTGYTGEDGFELYVPINQALALWNALTEAGADHGLVPAGLASRDTLRLEAGMPLYGHELSEATYPAQAGLGRVVNLAKETDFIGRAASEEGPQAGSAVLVGLVSAGKRAGRASYDVFRSADAHTPEGMITSGALSPTLGHPVMMAYVSPSIARLGTEVFVDVRGTRIPATVTALPFYSRKP
- a CDS encoding LON peptidase substrate-binding domain-containing protein, translated to MTTLPMFPLGAVLFPHMPLHLRVFEQRYLVMMARVLDAETAVFGVVLIERGQEVGGGEHRFGIGTVARITQIEAPEGFVGVVAHGERRIEVLEWLDDDPHPRASVRELAELEWDDELFPLRERAERVVRRALALASEFTEQPWAPDVELSGDPAVAAWQLAAIAPIGPLDQIELLRSESMEALLTRLIEVTEAVADSFGA
- a CDS encoding ABC-F family ATP-binding cassette domain-containing protein, giving the protein MTATLVAKGLAGGYAHRTLFDSLDLTVAPGDVVGVFGVNGSGKSTLLRLLAGRLAPQAGSVGLSPADAFVGWLPQEPDRRPGESIADYIGRRTGCADASRELDAAAALLAGETPVGDGGGPDGRDPGDVYSAALDRWLASGAADLDERMPAQLADLGLSLAADAAMTSLSGGQAARVGLAALLLSRFDVVLLDEPTNDLDLDGLERLEAFVHGLRGGVVLVSHDREFLARCVTRVLELDLAQGANRVFGGGYDSYLEERETDRRHKREHYEEFAEKKADLVGRARVQREWSSQGVRNAMKKSPDNDKIRRKASAESSEKQAQKVRQMESRIKRLDEVEEPRKEWQLDFTIGEAPRSGAVVATLNEAVFRRGGFTLGPVSLQVNAGERIGITGPNGAGKTTLLGAILGRSVPDGGTASVGASVRIGEIDQARSLLLGSRPLAEGFEELVPDLSTAEVRTLLAKFGLKADHVTRPAGELSPGERTRAALALLQARGVNLLVLDEPTNHLDLAAIEQLEQALSGYTGTLLLVTHDRRMLATVHTDRHWSVAAGTVTES